Proteins co-encoded in one Puntigrus tetrazona isolate hp1 chromosome 20, ASM1883169v1, whole genome shotgun sequence genomic window:
- the LOC122324444 gene encoding myomegalin isoform X3 — MLDSKMKDVCRICARELYGNQRRWIFHPTAKLSLQVLLSYALGREMTRDGRGEFACSKCAFMLDRMYRFDTVIARVEALSVERMQKLLMEKDRLRQCIGGLYRKNNADDFGVDSGAADSSVVDFSRLAESEYNALLQEDLTYSIYESWAEQGAQEQVQDHQCPVHHQCHADATSGTRPRKCKGCAALRVADSDYEAVCKVPRKVGRSTSCGPSTRYSGSVLDSAEETLPSAPPPEPEPVENNQTHRPSDPEPVGVSPASSVESLDTAVDVTQESYPKVHLNTMQEESEEERSAIKRPGSVCGLDMALSLLKSFEYHPLQSQRGSRIPVLLKSNATPMESPYPLLQVPLIGIECPISPHLPDAPSSIQQELQFELAEMEDLWLDEYVQCKPLGLQKRLIEEQQCQLAEYENAAGQCVSELQKAQQQVQSLQTKIREGEASNKKLQQRLGDMESELRSLREAACGQERTIQTLSDSLNTKDREITDLHQFIEEQKELLHSLKQQNNHYQLQHQQVSGVAQNRLQTDLLDLQGSLFSAQLELQGLQRAQQQGQRREEDLARANQRLQVDLHKAMQQHQEGERHNHDLQAALEKARLEVQQMEEKWRDEWRQREKEVEERKKTIRELKTSLEHKERLIEDYSELVDGQKEPFENRDNLIHKLKQRIQERDRALERAIDDKFTCMEQKEDEVHKLQLLLREKERDLEKLRCVLSNNEETITSLELLLRGKGLELEQVCEAWRNAQGVQREREDSHIRSLRERDTLISQLQTSLHTRTKEAEEMTAVLLSKVSVGPSEVAEELKSRLQLKERLFQELLSDRNRQTQEHHSQVQDLLNTINAREQYIKDSAGRVGQVMAEQTSRLQELRKQLGSANPQLTEADTQALQDELRLTLRREREAQNQLTGLHSTLASHQEDLKTRAADIEALSRTLSIKEDIIKDLQMQLVDPSDLPLVERLTQELQMLREKVEHQSCINHKQAVLDPLVSMETGQAAKSPADFGGFTSEDGDEDDEDCISEFADSVEDEERSKLTAQSLVSVQSCDQHRGLRGCQDAVAEGPGLAEVKLLVDQKRAVERELMELKSQLEKAGFSSLSQMRKAFFTLCSENEELKTMVTGRQPQKSTSDRCDGQLVDAADVEPNERQPVCEQTVRLKSDLEQVQQESRELQERLMVSEATVQAQAEQLKDYRELLTETSVQQDNKQVQVDIQDLGYETCGRSENEAEREDTSSPEFDDLELCTALTYRDGGSQWWGGSSSLKSGKTEHDVTYLQQLVEDLRGQLSQSQALIRSLQAQMRVHTPVGTPRKVNWGLENSEAQSTGEEDEGWQSSDGFGSLPRQPKEDRELQELISRVTSLEEQLKKGKGHSEDGKAVNWPGKFDTLIQAQARELSHLRQRMREGRGVCHILTQHLGDTTKTFEELLRSNDIDYYMGQSFRDQLSQSISLAQRVSTKISGRDHSEVPDDKSGHELLAIRLSKELQQKDKLIESLRSKLDQQQRSDTPTSSHALSVATDQSDRTSFVSDDHGSTNEDLELCSELDAASEYGQEEAARSSTDSHDHRGPVPLHPSSPPSITSSHSHQSSNTCPSMHCTPHRPMETQGQTGLSDVPLSSSISFSTSLHCPQMSSPPVFDPQTQPLRTRHPYGGGFSLAEVHQELQMLQRQLGNSYRGPQIKPIPAFPLSSHTQPDHSSLHPLSHHAFEQSPFSSQHTSPAVKPGANLLENSAMWDMMYGPRPLRPGMYGDVSSGSSGYQSGHTGADLMEEHLREIRTLRRRLEDSIQTNDRLRQQLEERLASSGRSGAGGAPTNIYIQGLDSVSQLSNEIRVLKEENHALQTQLQKARTDGSKEMERLREVVLSGRGQLKQAELEADQWADQCRRLQSQVREQAQAIVQLEQEKQNSLDNSTRLQHEVNVLQQQLSECQCLVHTLQCELQVYQRVCGTTESNTGSGLSLTFDLGERESNIHLLEQQLRERLDQFMPRPSARKQLFHDQSPSPPVRDTGFSSPASPAVEPDEPKSSSSDLSRSGAEALETEAPDGSFACKTGRHMIGHVDDFSALQHQLLEGRVVIRKMEAALQSSTESPNLPEGFMRNLHTSTKTLKQILEETSSLLRMFWRASLPSTDASAQQLKKEQSLRKEVVTLRRKLSEQEQLLRDTMENLRTSSRTKDSMEQFIVNQLSRTRDVLKQARSNLEKNELKIGSLGCTPLLSPFCSVSSTPSRSDRGEISGASPQHASSIGWNFVTPHAQDQHKSWPAQGSDRQRFLQVYCRTDSRLSAAVSPSF; from the exons ATGTTGGATTCAAAGATGAAAGACGTGTGTCGCATCTGTGCAAGGGAGCTGTATGGTAACCAGCGGCGATGGATCTTCCACCCAACGGCCAAGCTGAGTCTGCAGGTGCTGCTGTCCTACGCATTGGGCAGGGAAATGACCCGAGACGGCAGGGGAGAGTTTGCCTGCAGCAAGTGTGCCTTCATGCTGGACCGAATGTACCGCTTCGACACTGTGATAGCCAGGGTGGAGGCCTTGTCCGTCGAGCGCATGCAGAAGCTCTTGATGGAGAAAGACAGGCTGAGACAGTGCATTGGAGGACTGTACCGCAAAAACAATGCTGATGATTTTGGAGTGGATAGCGGTGCTGCAGACTCTTCTGTAGTTGACTTCTCCAGGTTGGCTGAATCTGAATACAACGCTCTACTTCAGGAAGATCTGACATACTCTATCTATGAGTCCTGGGCTGAGCAAGGCGCTCAAGAACAGGTTCAAGACCACCAATGCCCTGTTCACCATCAATGCCACGCAGATGCCACTTCGGGTACCCGTCCCAGGAAGTGCAAAGGGTGTGCTGCACTGCGAGTGGCAGATTCAGATTATGAGGCTGTCTGCAAGGTTCCCAGGAAAGTGGGTCGGAGCACTTCCTGTGGGCCCTCCACACGGTACTCCGGTAGTGTTCTGGACAGCGCTGAGGAGACTCTCCCATCCgctcctccaccagaacctgaACCTGTCGAGAACAACCAAACCCACCGCCCCAGCGATCCAGAGCCTGTCGGCGTTAGTCCTGCCTCCTCTGTGGAGTCTCTGGACACCGCTGTAGACGTCACCCAAGAGTCTTATCCAAAAGTCCATCTTAACACCATGCAGGAAGAGTCTGAAGAGGAACGATCTGCTATCAAGAGGCCTGGTTCTGTGTGTGGACTTGATATGGCTCTCAGCTTGCTAAAAAGCTTTGAATATCACCCTCTCCAGAGTCAGAGAGGGAGTCGAATTCCTGTGCTCCTCAAATCTAACGCTACACCCATGGAGAGTCCTTATCCTCTGTTACAGGTGCCTCTGATTGGGATAGAGTGTCCCATTTCTCCCCATCTACCAGATGCTCCTTCCAGCATCCAGCAGGAGCTTCAGTTTGAGTTGGCAGAAATGGAAGACCTGTGGTTGGATGAGTATGTGCAGTGCAAGCCATTGGGCCTTCAGAAG AGGTTGATTGAGGAGCAGCAGTGTCAGCTGGCTGAGTACGAGAACGCAGCGGGACAGTGTGTCAGTGAGCTACAGAAGGCCCAACAGCAGGTCCAGTCTCTCCAGACCAAGATCCGAGAGGGCGAGGCTAGTAATAAG AAGTTACAACAGAGGCTCGGGGACATGGAAAGTGAACTACGCTCTCTCAGAGAAGCAGCATGTGGTCAGGAGAGAACAATACAGACCTTGAGTGACTCGCTCAACACTAAAGACCGCGAG ATTACTGATCTCCACCAGTTTATTGAAGAACAGAAGGAACTTCTGCACTCCCTGAAGCAACAAAACAACCATTATCAGCTTCAGCATCAGCAG GTGTCTGGAGTGGCTCAGAATCGTCTGCAGACTGATCTGTTGGACCTCCAGGGCTCTTTGTTCTCAGCCCAGCTGGAGCTGCAGGGCCTTCAAAGGGCACAGCAGCAGGGCCAGAGGCGAGAAGAAGACCTGGCTCGTGCAAACCAGCGCCTGCAGGTTGATCTTCACAAAGCCATGCAACAGCACCAAGAGGGAGAAAGACACAACCATGATTTACAAGCCGCTCTAGAGAAGGCTCGCCTCGAGGTACAACAAATGGAGGAGAAATGGAGAGACGAATGGAGACAACGAGAGAAAGAGGTtgaggaaagaaagaagaccATCCGAGAATTGAAGACCTCACTAGAGCATAAAGAACGTCTGATAGAA GACTACAGTGAGTTGGTGGATGGTCAGAAAGAGCCTTTCGAGAATAGAGACAACCTCATCCACAAACTCAAACAACGCATTCAGGAAAGAGATAGAGCACTGGAG AGAGCGATAGATGATAAATTCACGTGCATGGAACAGAAGGAAGATGAGGTGCACAAACTCCAACTGctgctgagagagaaagaaagagacctGGAGAAACTTCGATGCGTGTTGTCCAACAATGAAGAAACCATCACG AGTCTGGAGTTGTTGCTGCGTGGTAAAGGTTTAGAGCTGGAGCAGGTGTGTGAGGCCTGGCGCAATGCTCAGGGTGTTCAGCGTGAGAGAGAAGACTCACACATACGCAGCCTGAGAGAACGAGACACTTTAATCAGTCAGCTGCAAACATCGCTGCACACACGCACCAAAGAGGCTGAG GAGATGACTGCGGTTCTTCTCAGTAAGGTGTCAGTCGGGCCCAGTGAGGTGGCTGAGGAGCTCAAGTCTCGGCTTCAGCTCAAAGAGCGTTTGTTCCAAGAGCTGCTGTCGGACCGCAACAGACAGACTCAAGAGCATCACTCACAGGTCCAAGACCTGCTTAACACTATCAATGCAAGAGAGCAGTACATCAAG GATTCCGCAGGGCGTGTGGGTCAGGTGATGGCCGAACAGACATCTCGATTGCAGGAGCTACGTAAGCAACTCGGGTCAGCTAACCCACAGTTGACTGAAGCAGACACACAGGCTCTTCAGGATGAGCTCCGACTGACTCTtcgcagagaaagagaggcccAGAACCAGCTCACCGGCCTGCATTCCACCCTGGCGTCCCACCAAGAGGACCTCAAGACCCGGGCTGCAGATATAGAGGCTTTGAGCAGGACTTTGAGCATCAAAGAGGACATCATCAAG GACTTGCAGATGCAGTTGGTGGATCCGTCAGATTTACCGCTGGTAGAGCGACTGACCCAAGAGCTACAGATGCTCAGAGAGAAGGTGGAACATCAGAGCTGTATTAATCACAAG caggcTGTTTTGGATCCTCTGGTGTCTATGGAAACAGGACAAGCGGCTAAATCCCCTGCTGATTTTGGAG GTTTTACATCGGAAGATGgagatgaggatgatgaagacTGCATTAGTGAGTTTGCAGACAGTGTTGAAGACGAGGAGCGATCCAAACTGACAGCTCAGTCTTTGGTCAGTGTGCAG AGCTGTGATCAGCATAGAGGTCTTAGGGGCTGTCAGGATGCAGTAGCTGAGGGTCCAGGGCTGGCAGAAGTTAAACTACTGGTGGACCAGAAGAGGGCAGTAGAGAGAGAACTGATGGAGCTCAAATCCCAGCTGGAAAAGGCTggtttttcctctctttctcaaaTGAG GAAAGCTTTCTTTACTCTGTGCTCTGAAAATGAAGAGCTCAAGACCATGGTGACAGGAAGACAACCTCAGAAGAGCACTTCAGATAGGTGCGATGGACAGCTGGTGGATGCAGCTGATGTAGAG ccTAATGAAAGGCAGCCAGTGTGTGAGCAGACGGTGCGACTGAAGTCTGACCTTGAGCAGGTCCAGCAGGAGAGCAGAGAGCTTCAGGAGAGACTCATGGTGTCAGAAGCTACGGTTCAAGCTCAGGCCGAACAACTTAAAGACTACAGAGAACTGCTCA CTGAAACATCAGTACAGCAGGACAATAAGCAGGTCCAGGTGGACATCCAGGATCTGGGCTATGAGACGTGTGGGCGCAGTGAGAACGAGGCAGAGAGAGAAGACACCAGCAGCCCAG AGTTTGATGATCTGGAGCTGTGCACAGCTCTCACATATCGTGACGGAGGCTCTCAGTGGTGGGGGGGGTCCAGCTCACTGAAATCTGGGAAGACTGAGCATGACGTAACGTACCTGCAGCAGCTGGTAGAGGACCTGCGTGGTCAGCTCTCACAGTCACAGGCTCTGATCCGTAGCTTGCAGGCCCAAATGCGTGTTCACACTCCAGTCGGCACTCCTCGTAAGGTCAACTGGGGCTTGGAGAACTCTGAGGCACAGAGCACAGGTGAGGAGGACGAGGGCTGGCAGTCGTCTGACGGCTTCGGGTCCCTTCCCCGCCAGCCAAAGGAAGACCGAGAGCTGCAGGAGCTCATCTCACGTGTGACATCACTAGAGGAGCAGCTCAAGAAGGGCAAAGGTCATTCAGAAGATGGCAAAGCTGTGAACTGGCCAGG TAAGTTTGACACGCTGATCCAAGCACAGGCCCGTGAGCTGTCTCACCTGCGTCAGAGGATGCGTGAGGGCCGCGGGGTGTGCCATATTCTGACTCAGCACCTGGGGGACACCACTAAGACCTTTGAAGAGCTGCTGCGCTCAAATGACATCGATTACTACATGGGACAGAGCTTCAGAGACCAGCTCTCCCAGAGCATCTCACTCGCTCAAAGAGTCAGCACCAAAATTAGCGGCC GGGATCACTCTGAAGTCCCAGATGACAAATCAGGCCATGAGCTGCTCGCAATACG GCTAAGCAAGGAGCTACAACAGAAAGACAAGCTCATCGAGTCGCTACGCTCCAAACTTGACCAGCAGCAACGATCAGATACACCTACAAGCAGCCATGCCCTCTCTGTGGCCACAGACCAATCAGACAGGACCTCTTTTGTATCAGATGACCACGGCTCAACCAATGAGGATCTAGAGCTGTGCTCCGAGCTAGATGCTGCCAGCGAATATGGCCAAGAGGAGGCAGCAAGAAGTTCCACAG attCACATGATCATAGAGGCCCGGTCCCATTACATCCATCCAGTCCTCCATCTATCACTTCATCACACAGCCACCAGTCCTCCAACACCTGTCCCAGCATGCACTGTACACCACATAGGCCAATGGAAACCCAGGGACAGACAG GCCTCTCTGATGTACCTCTGTCCAGCTCCATTTCTTTCTCCACCTCTCTCCACTGTCCTCAAATGTCTTCTCCACCTGTGTTTGATCCTCAAACTCAACCCTTGAGAACCCGTCACCCTTATGGTGGGGGATTTTCTCTGGCAGAGGTTCACCAAGAGCTTCAAATGCTCCAGAGACAGCTTGGAAACA GCTATCGTGGTCCTCAGATCAAACCCATTCCTGCGTTTCCACTGAGCTCCCATACTCAGCCTGACCATAGCAGCTTACACCCACTATCCCATCATGCCTTCGAACAGTCACCTTTCAGCAGCCAGCACACCAGTCCCGCTGTGAAACCAGGTGCAAACCTTCTGGAAAACAGTGCGATGTGGGATATGATGTATGGCCCAAGACCTTTAAGACCAGGCATGTATGGAGACGTGTCCTCTGGTTCCTCTGGATATCAGTCAGGCCATACAG GTGCAGACTTAATGGAAGAGCATTTAAGGGAGATCCGCACTCTCAGACGACGTCTAGAAGACTCTATCCAGACCAATGACCGTCTGAGACAACAGCTAGAGGAAAGGCTAGCCTCCTCTGGGAGAAGCGGAG CAGGCGGAGCGCCCACTAACATCTACATCCAAGGCCTTGATTCTGTCTCTCAACTGTCCAATGAGATTCGAGTGCTGAAAGAGGAAAATCATGCCCTGCAAACCCAACTCCAGAAAGCCAGGACAG ATGGCAGTAAAGAGATGGAGCGGCTGAGAGAGGTGGTTCTGTCTGGACGGGGCCAGTTAAAGCAGGCGGAGCTAGAGGCGGACCAGTGGGCGGATCAGTGTAGACGGTTACAGTCTCAGGTTAGAGAGCAGGCTCAGGCAATAGTGCAGCTCGAACAGGAGAAACAGAACAGTCTGGACAACAGCACCAG GCTGCAGCATGAAGTGAATGTTCTCCAGCAGCAGCTGAGCGAGTGTCAGTGTCTAGTGCACACTCTTCAGTGTGAACTACAGGTGTATCAGAGAGTCTGTGGCACGACTGAGAGCaacacag GCTCAGGATTgagtttgacctttgacctagGAGAGCGAGAGTCTAACATACATTTGTTGGAGCAGCAGTTGAGAGAAAGGTTGGACCAGTTTATGCCCCGCCCCTCAGCCAGGAAACAGCTCTTCCATG ACCAATCACCATCTCCTCCTGTTCGAGATACAGGGTTCTCCAGCCCTGCTTCACCAGCTGTGGAACCAGATGAGCCAAAATCTTCTTCTAGTG ACTTGTCTAGGTCTGGTGCTGAAGCTCTGGAGACTGAGGCCCCTGATGGCTCCTTCGCCTGCAAGACTGGGCGTCATATGATAGGTCATGTGGATGACTTCAGTGCCCTGCAGCACCAGCTACTGGAAGGGAGGGTTGTTATCCGGAAGATGGAAGCAGCTCTGCAGTCCAGCACAGAATCTCCTAACCTACCAGAG ggtTTCATGAGGAACTTGCACACCAGCACTAAAACACTGAAGCAGATTCTGGAGGAGACAAGCTCTCTCTTAAGAATGTTCTGGAGGGCATCTCTGCCCAGCACTGATGCCTCAGCCCAGCAGCTCAAAAAG GAGCAATCTTTGAGAAAAGAGGTTGTCACGCTGAGACGTAAGTTATCAGAACAAGAGCAGCTTCTCAGGGACACGATGGAGAATCTAAGGACCTCCAGCCGCACTAAAGACAGCATGGAGCAATTCATTGTCAATCAAC tGTCAAGAACACGAGATGTGTTGAAACAAGCTCGCTCAAATCTAGAG AAGAATGAACTCAAGATTGGCTCTCTAGGCTGCACCCCTCTCCTTTCACCCTTCTGTTCAGTCTCATCCACTCCTTCCCGGTCCGACAGAG GTGAGATCTCAGGAGCCTCCCCCCAACATGCCTCCTCTATTGGTTGGAATTTCGTGACCCCTCATGCTCAGGATCAGCACAAATCGTGGCCGGCACAGGGGAGTGACAGACAGCGCTTCCTTCAGGTGTACTGCAGAACGGACTCCAGActgagtgctgctgtctctccctctttctgA